A stretch of the Natribaculum luteum genome encodes the following:
- a CDS encoding helix-turn-helix transcriptional regulator, whose translation MDTEKAHAAYMVLYKRLSIFKRLINSPAYQNQLVDEVDASQSTIYRALKQLEDYNLVKKQDGMYAPTTFGEIVYTQYERTDEIVRTFAESKRLLETRQEIGTVLDPSVARDATTLVTGETRLDLVYEYLEEQVSEAAKISGVVPTIFSAMVETYLTQTTANQLDAEFVFGREATEHVKTNLSDEFKTLINTGNFDAYSYSGELPMGVVVITEPVKHVLVVIHDDIGVVRGVIDSKDKAAVTWAIDWYSKHEAESTPLTLS comes from the coding sequence ATGGATACGGAGAAAGCGCACGCCGCCTACATGGTCCTCTACAAACGATTGTCTATATTCAAGCGACTCATCAATAGCCCGGCTTATCAAAACCAACTGGTCGACGAAGTAGACGCTTCACAGTCGACAATTTACCGTGCACTCAAACAACTCGAAGATTACAATCTAGTCAAAAAACAGGATGGTATGTATGCACCGACGACGTTCGGCGAAATCGTCTATACACAGTATGAACGAACCGACGAAATCGTCCGGACGTTTGCAGAATCAAAGCGATTACTCGAAACAAGACAGGAGATTGGAACGGTTCTTGACCCGTCCGTCGCTCGTGATGCAACGACGCTTGTAACCGGGGAGACAAGACTAGATCTTGTGTACGAATATCTTGAAGAACAAGTCTCTGAGGCGGCCAAGATTAGCGGTGTCGTACCGACTATTTTTTCGGCTATGGTAGAGACGTATTTGACTCAGACGACAGCAAACCAACTGGATGCCGAATTTGTCTTCGGGAGGGAGGCGACTGAACACGTGAAAACGAACCTCAGTGACGAATTCAAAACCCTCATCAACACTGGGAATTTTGATGCTTATTCGTACTCTGGTGAACTCCCGATGGGAGTCGTCGTGATCACAGAACCTGTCAAACATGTTCTTGTCGTCATTCACGACGATATTGGTGTTGTTCGCGGCGTCATTGATTCTAAGGACAAGGCCGCAGTTACGTGGGCAATAGATTGGTATTCAAAACATGAAGCCGAGAGTACGCCACTAACACTCTCTTGA
- a CDS encoding polyprenyl synthetase, whose protein sequence is MTRRALPPRSKIDTQLECVLDDADDVDVPLVREAIETPDDRWYGQLAVSTYSSLADTREPDAVFPVAIAIELLRGYARLRSRLLVQRADERTRAPTLDPSSALLAGDYLYTSAYSSLSASPRATRECFEVLTTVLETIAETFASTYAPSAPSKPSQTAFFDETAGAIGEGAAVLGAILAGVGGVRRDCVASVGRGFSTARAVHRVLDSECETAAVAPLALDESRLRAYANRRRDEADRTLEDLSTTADVSDLRTLASKIDSTTDRS, encoded by the coding sequence ATGACGCGCCGAGCGCTACCCCCGCGATCGAAAATCGATACACAGCTCGAGTGCGTCCTCGATGACGCAGACGACGTCGACGTACCGCTCGTTCGCGAGGCGATCGAAACCCCGGACGACCGGTGGTACGGGCAGCTCGCGGTCAGCACCTACTCGTCGCTGGCGGACACGCGAGAGCCTGACGCCGTGTTTCCCGTCGCCATAGCGATCGAACTGCTCCGTGGGTACGCCCGCCTTCGCAGTCGACTGCTCGTCCAGCGCGCCGACGAACGCACTCGAGCGCCCACGCTCGATCCCTCGTCGGCGTTGCTCGCCGGAGACTACCTGTATACGTCGGCGTACTCCTCGCTGAGCGCGAGTCCACGCGCGACCCGTGAGTGTTTCGAGGTGCTGACGACCGTTCTCGAGACGATCGCCGAAACGTTCGCGAGCACCTATGCGCCGTCTGCACCCTCGAAACCGTCTCAGACGGCGTTTTTCGACGAGACGGCTGGCGCGATCGGCGAGGGCGCTGCCGTCCTCGGGGCGATACTGGCCGGCGTCGGCGGCGTTCGCCGTGATTGCGTTGCGAGTGTCGGACGGGGGTTCAGCACGGCGCGGGCTGTCCACCGCGTCCTCGATTCGGAGTGCGAGACGGCCGCAGTCGCCCCGCTTGCCCTCGACGAATCGCGACTCCGAGCGTATGCGAACCGGCGACGAGACGAAGCGGATCGGACGCTCGAGGATCTCTCGACGACCGCAGACGTGAGCGATCTGCGAACGCTCGCTTCGAAGATCGACTCGACGACGGATCGATCCTAG